The sequence below is a genomic window from Actinokineospora baliensis.
ACTGTGTTGAGGTCGCGGAACGCGACCTCAACACAGGCGTAGGAACCATTGCTGTAGCTGCTCTTGCGCCACTTCACGGACGAAGCTCCTTCTTTGCTTGCCGGATCAACAGCAAGCTATCCCGTTCGTCGAGCGCCCTTCCCGACATGTCTTGGAACGCGGCGCTGTAGCGCGCGATCTCGCTCGGCTTGTCCAGGAACAGTTCACCTACAAGGCCCTCAGTGTGCACCACGGGTGGTTCGGACTCTCGACTTCCGAGCTCGGGGAAGTGCATGACCATGAACGGTCCGGAAAGAAGTCCTTGATGCATGCCTGCCGCGAACGGAACAACTCGCACGGTTACTGTATCCAATTGGGACAGATCTGCCAAGTGATCCAGTTGCCGCAGCATCACGCTCATGTCGCCGATTGGCCTGCGCAGGATGGCTTCGTTCAAGAGGGCGGAGATTGTTGGCCGCGCCGTCACTCGCGTGAGCAGATTTTGTCGGCTCGCCCGCAATTCAACACGGCTTTGCAGAACATCCTCCGGAATTCTCGGATGATGAGAGCGAATGATCTGCCGGGCGTAGTCCTCTGTCTGAAACAAGCCTGGAACTAGGTCAGATTCATACCAGTCTATGGATGATACCGCCTCTTCGAGCCCAATATAGAGGCCGAAGCCATCAGGAACTGCTTCGCCATAGGCGTGCCACCACCCCTGTTCCCTTGTTTTCTTGGAGAGGGTCTTGAGGTACTCCGTCACCTCCTCCGATGCCCCGTAGATCTTGCACATCGCCTCCGTGTCGAGGCTGCGCAGGGGTGTCTGCCCCGTCTCGATCCGCCAGATCTTGGTCTCCGACCACTCCAACTCCGCCGCCGCCGCGCGGACCGTCAGCCGAGCCCGGCCGCGAAGTTCGCGCAGATATCGGCCCAGTTGTCGGCGCGGCACCGTCGACCCCGTCGTCGTCTCGCGCACGTACGCCCACTCCTCACCCGTCAGGTAACTTGCATTCGCGGTGAAAGTGTTCCGGCGGCCGGCCTGCAATACAACGCTGTTGTTGTGGCCTTTACGGGTGAATGAGCCCCGTGAAAGCTTGCGCGCCGGGCCCGCCATGGCGTTGCATCACCGCCGCACACATTCCGTGCCAATCCCACCGAGGAGCACCCATGCACGCCGGTTTCCACATGAACACCTGGGCCAAGGTCGACGACACCTGCGAGATCACCTACGCCCCCGACGGCCCCACCGCCATGTCCGTCTACTTCGGCGGTCGGATGGAGGGCTTCGAGATCGTCCTCACCCGCGCAGGCCTAGACCGCCTCGCCACCGTGGTCGCCGAGGCCAGGGACAAGCTGGCCGCCTAGCCGAGAACCGTCCGCCTCGCCCAGCGGCGACCTCGACCACCCAGGCCGGGAACGATGCCGGGCGGGGATGAGGGGGTGGGTGGCGGGGAGAGGGTGACTCAGTCGACGACGAGGCCGGTTCGCCAAGCCCAGGCGGCGATCTCGACCCGGTTGCGGGCGCCGATCTTGCCCTGGACGGCGGCCAGGTGGGTCTTCACCGTGGACAGCGACAGGAACAACTCCGCCCCGATCTCGGTGTTCGTCAACCCCCTGGCCGCCGCCCGCACGACATCGGTCTCCCGCTCGGTCAACGGGTTGGTCCCCACCGGCGCGGGCGCCGCGAAGTGCCGCAACAACCGCACCGTGATCTGCGGCGACACCAACGCGTCCCCCCTGGCCGCCGCCCGCACCGCCTCCATCAACAACGCAGGCCCCGCGTCCTTCAACAGAAACCCACTCGCCCCGTTCGCCAGGGCCGTGTGCACGTACTCATCCAGATCAAACGTAGTCACGACCACGACCTTCAGCGGATCAGCGACCTCCGGCCCCGCCAGCGCCTTGGTCACCGCCAGCCCGTCCATCCCCGGCATCCGCACATCCACCAAACACACGTCCGGCCGCAACTCCCGCGCCTTGCCCACCGCATCGATCCCATTGGCCACATCCGCCACCACCGCCATGTCCGGCTGCGACTCCAGGATCATCCGGAACCCCACCCGAACCATCTCCTGGTCATCGGCGATCAGAACCCGGATCACACCATCTCCCGTTCAACGACCAGTGAAAACACAGCGCCCCCACCCCGTCCCCCACCCACGAGCCTCCCACCGACCAACCTGCCCCGCTCCCACATCCCGACCAACCCGAGCCCTCCAGGCACCCTCACCCCCGCAACGCCCAACCCCCGCCGCCCCACGCAACGCCCAACCCCCGCCGCCCCACGCAACGCCCAACCCCCGCCGCCCCACGCAACGCCCAACCCCCGCCGCCCCACGCAACGCCCAACCCCCGCCGCCCCACGCAACGCCCAACCCCCGCCGCCCCACGCAACGCCCAACCCCTGCCGCCCCACGCAACGCCCAACCCCCGCCGCCCCACGCAACGCCCCGGTCACCCCGTGCCCGGCCCGGCCAACCCCACCGCAGCTCAACACCCACCCCGGCTCCCACCCACCGCCGACCCCACCCGCACTCCCAACCACCCCGCGCGCACACGCCCGGAACACAGCCCCACCCTCCCGGGGGCCGACCCCGATGCCAGTCTATCCACCCCGAGCCCGCGCCAACGGTCCGCGAATCCCCTGTGGACAAACAGAACCCTTGTGGACAACAGCCCCCAGCCCGCGACCAGCCACCAACCCCCTACCCGCGCGAGATTCACTCGATCGTGGACCAACCGCGCCGCGACGAAACAACGCACGGCGCCCAGATCACCGCTACTCCTCCCGCTCCACCCGCAGCGGGAACGCCGCATCCACCACCCACCCCGTCACCTCACCCGGCCCAGCCGAGAGCCTCCCCCCGAGCAGGTCAACCCGCTCCCGCATCCCGATCAGCCCATACCCACCCGCCCCACCCGGCGCCGTCACCCGCGCCGACCCGTCGTCGACCACCCGCAACCGCAGCTCGTCGCCCACCACCCCGATGTCGATCACCACGCGCGTGGCGTCCCGGGCGTGCTTGCCCACGTTGGTCAGCGACTCCTGCACGATCCGCAGCACCGACCGCCCGGCCTCCGGCGGCATCGACTCCGGCAGGTCGAGGCTCATCTCGATCTCCGGCCCGTGCACGTTCGCCACCAGGGCCCGCAGATCAGCGGCCACATCCATGGTCGCCTGCCCCTCGACCCCGGCGGCCGCCGCGCCGCGCATGCTGCCGACCAGCGTCCGCATCGCGGCGAGCGCCTCCCCGCCCGCGGCCTCGATCCGCCCCAGGGCCTGCACCGCCGCGCTGGGGTTGGTGGCGCTGACCAGCTGCGCGGCCTGGGCGGCGACCACGATCCCGGTCACGTGGTGCGCTACGACGTCGTGCAGTTCCCT
It includes:
- a CDS encoding helix-turn-helix domain-containing protein, translated to MAGPARKLSRGSFTRKGHNNSVVLQAGRRNTFTANASYLTGEEWAYVRETTTGSTVPRRQLGRYLRELRGRARLTVRAAAAELEWSETKIWRIETGQTPLRSLDTEAMCKIYGASEEVTEYLKTLSKKTREQGWWHAYGEAVPDGFGLYIGLEEAVSSIDWYESDLVPGLFQTEDYARQIIRSHHPRIPEDVLQSRVELRASRQNLLTRVTARPTISALLNEAILRRPIGDMSVMLRQLDHLADLSQLDTVTVRVVPFAAGMHQGLLSGPFMVMHFPELGSRESEPPVVHTEGLVGELFLDKPSEIARYSAAFQDMSGRALDERDSLLLIRQAKKELRP
- a CDS encoding response regulator, with product MIRVLIADDQEMVRVGFRMILESQPDMAVVADVANGIDAVGKARELRPDVCLVDVRMPGMDGLAVTKALAGPEVADPLKVVVVTTFDLDEYVHTALANGASGFLLKDAGPALLMEAVRAAARGDALVSPQITVRLLRHFAAPAPVGTNPLTERETDVVRAAARGLTNTEIGAELFLSLSTVKTHLAAVQGKIGARNRVEIAAWAWRTGLVVD